Within the Epinephelus lanceolatus isolate andai-2023 chromosome 9, ASM4190304v1, whole genome shotgun sequence genome, the region CTCAAGGACAACTTACAAGCTTTTCCAGAGCTTTGtaccatgtctcacggtctaaATTAGCAGAAGAACGTTACTCAGTTCACTAATACCACTTTCCCACCgaattagctctggttcttgaaaaGGTTTCATCAAGAACtcttggaaccttggtgctTTCTAGCAAACTAGCCTGCGTTTTACTTTCAACCACTTTTTAGCAGAACCATTGTAATCAGGGATGCATCATCACCTGAGGGTATTACACAATGCACAGCCAAAGTACAGCAGATTGTATTGATTACCTGCAAGCTTTTGTGCtgttatttcattcatttccccAGCTGcctatcctgttaggggtcgcgagggggctggagcctatcccagctgacattgggagagaggcggggtacaccctggacaggtcaccagactatcacaggactgacacatagagacagacatgctcacattcacatctacgggcaatttagagtcaccaattaacctaacctgcatgtctttggactgtgggaggaagcccaTGCTGATAACAtgcggggagaacatgcaaactctgcacagagcgCCTCCCCCACCCTGAGTTTGAATcaggaaccctcttactgtgaggtgTCAATGTTAACctctgcaccaccgtgccaccctaTGTTAACACAGGTATTTGTCTTCatccaaaaaacaagcatggactATCTGTTGATGATAATATGATTTCTCACTTGaccatcctctctttccaacaTGTAGAATATGACATGTTAACTGATATGGTTACGATTTGCACTTCAGGTCAGtgaaaacctgctatttttcgGTTCGAGCTGGGTACCAACTTTTTGAGCTTtaaaccaatttatttttgctcCGAACGGTAGGGTGGCatggtggttcagtggttagcattgtcgacTCACAGCAACAAGGGTTCCTGGCTCGagcccagggtgggggagcccttctgctCAGagttttgcatgttctccccgtgtcagcgtgggttttctctgggtactccggcttcctcccacagtccaaagacatgtaggttaggttaagtAGTGACTCTtcattggctgtaggtgtgaatgagagcatgaatggttgtctgtctctatgtgtcagccctgtgatagtctggtgacctgtccagggtgtaccccgccttttgtccaatgtcagctgggataggctccagcccctacGCAACTCCCAGCAGGATAtgcggttacagaaaataaatgagtgAATGCTTCAAATGGTTCAGAATAAGTTGCGCAAACTGGAACAGAGCCCATTTAATGTTGGTTGAAAAGTGACATTACTGGTTTTTCCCAGAGTTTTCAACTTCAGCAGCTCATGAAATGTGACTGACAGCTCTGAAAAACTAGAAAGGAGACCTCGAGTTTAGACTCTGTTTCCGTCAAACtactgtttccaaggtcaagaataaACTTTTACACTTAACACAGACGGTATGTTTTAGACCTATCCAAGATTTTGGCGAGGCAGTCAAGTTGCTAACCAGTAGCTTACACACATGATAAACAACAGACTCAGAAATACTGCGACACAAATATCTGTTACAGCGAGTGATGTTGCCCACACTCTTTGTAGCATTTCGCCAGTGCATAATGGTGATGTAACTTAACATGTAACACACATAGATCCCTGCATGTGTGATAATAACAGTGATGTGGGGAGGAGCGTGATTTCAGGCGGCCGGCCTGCTACACATGGATGATCTTTGGCTTATCGCTGAAGTCCAGAGTCTGTTGAACTCCAGCGAGCTGCAGGAGCCAGTTAATGGGCATGTGGTCCAGGCGATTCATGtcaaaatgagaaaaatgaaCTTGAGAGCCTGCAGAGGAATGAAAGAGTGAGAGAGTATACAACACAGAATGAGAAATTAAGACTGAGCAGAAATACAAGGAAACAGAGAGACAAGCTGACCTGGTCCTGCAATGATGGCTCCACCTTGCTGATGCAGGTCTCCCTGGAAGTCAAATGCAGGGCTTGTCATGGCCCTCCAGATACTCTTCATTTGTCCCATAAACATACCAGACTTCACATGGGGACTGGGGTTGGCTACACAAACATATACAGATGCAATTCTTTATAAAATACCGTGTCAGAATATGCTATGTTCATGAACTTAAACTGTTACTGCATTACCTGAGTCTGaaaatttctcctctctcttcatccCAAGCTTTTGATAAATGCACCTCTCCGGGTCCACGTATATTTCATAAGGATACCCTGTCAGTGAGCAGAATTGCTAGACAAGATCGAAAACTAAATTAGCATGATAGGAACAGATGTGGCAGACTGACATTATGCACAATAATCACAAAATCCATTACCTCTATGTGATGATAAGCAGACTGACCAATCACGACCAGTCTAATGTCGGCATTCTGCAACAACACACATCAAATGTTGGAGTTTTCAGAGTCAGTCATTTAGATTTACACCCATCAAAGCTATCACTAGGATATTAACTCTGATTTGCACTTCAAATTTGAAACTAGGCCAACACAGGAGAAACACCCCAGGTGAGTTTTCTGGGATTttgtgtttaaatatgcaaatggaACATTAACTAATTAAATATGTGCTGATCTGCAGACACTTCCAGAGCAAAAATGTGAACATTGGATTAAGCCAAGTTCAGAATTCTTGTTTCATTTCGTTTACATATTAAAGTCAAAGGATTTTACAGAGGAAATTTTGGGTAACTCTTTCATCACTTCATGAATTAGAAAATACAGGCAACAgccattaaaaaacaattaGGCTATGGATGATATATGAACAGCCTTCTCTTCCTTTAGAATGTAGCATAGATAGTAATAAAActcagacaagacaagacaataaCAAGGAGCAGTGTGAATGGCAATTGTAAAATACCATGTCGAAAAGCTaaatttccttttccttttccatAAAAACTCACAACACATTACCAACTAAAATAAAGCTGAGTacagatttaaaataaacaaacaaaggtCAAGTGCAGGCTAAAACCAAAGCAGAGCTGTACCCACTCTTAGCTAAATGCCCTCAAACTTTTAGGGGATATTAGTGTATTGTGGCATGTTTATTGTAGTAGGTGTGGGATATGTTGTGGTGTTTGTATTGTGGTATATGTACTGTGGTGTGTGTATTGTAGTGTGTGGATTGTGGTTTATGTATTTCATTGTGCATTCAGTGTTCATAGTGAATTATGGTTTATTATGTgttttaaactgtatatttaTAATAACATTTTAGGTCGACATGTAAAAGCCCAGCTAGGGACAAGAGTTGAAAATTGGCAATATCTATAAACTCTCTGTGCAACATATCAGTCCCATACTCTGTATTGGCACTATGGAAATTGCATCGTccctatcaaataaaaatagaaaaaagttTGGTGCTGCTGaagtggacatttttggctCAGAGtatgagaaaaaacaaacatcaccaTTAAACTTCCccagttaattaattaatcagtttTTGTATTACCAGTTTTctgaaattatacattttaataTGCCTAATTAAATGTGCTTTTTGCATACATATCCAGACTGGTAGAAACAGATTTCCGCACACTTACATCTATGCAGagtttcactttattgttgagcttTCGGTCTattagaccttcatcagagcataCATAGGAAGGTctaataatttaatttgattaattttattttatatacattattaatcctcaaggggaaattcaattttataatttcattattttttttatatttttttatcattattattattattattattattgttattaacaGACCAAAAGCTCAgcaataaagtgaaacactgcatagaTGTAAGTGTGTGGAAATCTTTTTCTACCAGTCTGGACTTATTGATGTTTGGAGGACGTTGCCGAGACCAAGCCAGGTGGAGCTGGATCATTGCAcacatttccagaacagaaatctgaactaaaGTAAACAccttaatgtgtattttggaaGTTTTCTTTCAATTTATTTCAAAGATAACATGTTATGGAAGCATAATTAGCCCAAAATATTGACCAGGgcatgaaaaaacattttcacttaGGGTGTTTTTGCCTGTCCAGTGCATCCACAGCTGAGGATCAGGACTTACCTCTAGTGCTTCTTTGGGTATTTTGCTCAAATCCTCCACATATTCTTTACAGGTGTAGCACAAGAAATTCTGCAGGGACACACAAAGTATATAACAGAGCTAGTTAATAGGTTATAGTGATGACACATCACTGTTTAAAACTCTCATCTTGCACCTATATAATGTTCAGCCCTCTGTCTTCACCTATGGACATGATCTCTCCATTCCTCCACTGCCATCATAGCATGGGAAGCTGTTGGGGCATCTGTCCGCCAAGGCTGATGTTCACCTGTTGCTTACTGTGATGCCTTTTATTGGGGCTCAATCTACTTAACTCGAGCCTGACATGATTTTACTGAGGCAGTGAAAACTATGAGTCAGCAGCAAGGTTAAGCCAAACAAAGTTATTCCCCTACCCGCACGAAAATTATGACCGATTTCCTGTCTTGATATAAATTCTTGAACGGAACAGAGGATCCATGTCGGTCGTAAATTAAACAGTCCTCGACGTCTTCGAGGCGATAATCGACAGAGGGGACCCAAAGCTCCTGGTTTTCTTTGGTGACTTGACGAGTTATTGGGGAAAGtgcttcagccatttttttttcctgaggctTTCCGAATTCGCTTTGCTATTTTGGGAGTTGCCGTTCAGgctggaggagagggtggcTGCAGATTCACGCCCATATGCTGcgtgtgtgtctctgagtgtgtcAAAGACATAGAGAGGAAAGAGGACCGAAACTGAAGGTTAAAGTGAACAGCAAAGTAAAGAAGTACATATTAATAGTTCATAATAATTATGTAGTTAGCAATACTACTGGGTCCATTTCTATTTCCTTTAATGTAGAATAGAAGGTGACATCAGTGCACAGCAGCGGTGTGCAGTGCCAGCCTGTGTCACAGGCAGGAAACTCCAAAGGCGCCGTCATCCATAGGGGGCGACACAAatggggagagaaaaaaaaaattatcaaaaaGTTGATCTGTTACTATTTTTTACTCATACTATTACTaccaatattttaaaatattacacatGGCAACGACAACATAACTACAAAGCAAAGCCTACGAAATAATAGAGAGGCCATTTTTTCAGGGCCCCCCTACCATCTCgttacactttacctgctctctgggggagaAGAGTTATCTGACGTCACGTTGAACCCCGGAAAACGCTGTATCGTTATTATGTTAAAACTACATTATGTTAAAACTACAAAACTAGCTCCCAGGTGCCCCTAAATTAGCACTTCACTTCTGAGAGGAGTGTATGTGGAGGGAAAGGACcacaggaggagagctagttcaGTTAGCCGCTACCGCTAAGCAGCCGTTGGACACAACGAACATCTCGCGGAGGTTGCGTTAATTTACGTTGTGACGCGTTCAAGCTCTATTTGGTAAAAATTAGTATTCGGCGACGGTAAGTTACTATGGTTACaacgttctcatgatgtgttcagtgtaatattgtaaaatgtagctttaggtgagaaacttgaataaatccaGTTGTTTTAAGGAGAagatttgttgatgttttcactgcaatgtaaaatagatattagagaggaaattatgatgtatcatacatagtaaaaaggctttgtgtatattttttaaagatgttttcatttgaaataaGGTTATGTTGTTTCATTGtgtattattgttgtttttttattgtaatttttttttaaaattttaaatcttAAAGTGA harbors:
- the prxl2c gene encoding peroxiredoxin-like 2C — protein: MAEALSPITRQVTKENQELWVPSVDYRLEDVEDCLIYDRHGSSVPFKNLYQDRKSVIIFVRNFLCYTCKEYVEDLSKIPKEALENADIRLVVIGQSAYHHIEQFCSLTGYPYEIYVDPERCIYQKLGMKREEKFSDSANPSPHVKSGMFMGQMKSIWRAMTSPAFDFQGDLHQQGGAIIAGPGSQVHFSHFDMNRLDHMPINWLLQLAGVQQTLDFSDKPKIIHV